The Syntrophorhabdaceae bacterium genome segment CGGCGGACAACAGGGTGGTAGGCATCTGCCAGCCCCAGGCGCCGGGTATCCGGGATCAACAGTTTTCCAGGGTACTTAAGAGCGTTTACAAACCCCACCGCAAACCTGTAAAAAACGGTCATTCTTACCTGACCAGGGTAGAAGCCGGCGTATTGAACGGACAAGGCGTTGCCCGGTGTCTTATTGATCTCAGGAAGAAAGGTTTTAAGCCTGACATAACCTTTGCCCACATTGGCTGGGGCGAGGTACTCTATTTTAAGGATGTCTTCCCCGATGTCCCGCTCATAGGACACTGTGAGTTCTACTATCACGGGAATGGAGCGGATGTCGACTTCGATCCTGAATTTCCGGCCACGATCGACGACCGCATGCGGATACGTACCTGGAACATGACCCAGCTTGCAAGCCTTGTCTCGATCGATGGCGGTATAAGCTCAACACGTTGGCAACGCAATCTTTACCCTTCCGAATTCCACAGGAAGATAGAGATCATCCATGAAGGCGTCAACACTGAAGTGGTAAAGCCGGACGGTAATCAACATCTCGTCCTGTCTGATGGCACAACGCTCACGAAGGACATGGAGGTCGTTACCTACACCGCGCGGGGGCTTGAACCTTACAGGGGGTTCCATATCTTCATGAAGGCGGTGGAAGAGATATGCCGGCGCCGGCCGCAATGTCATATTATCATCACCGGCGGCGATGAGGTACGATACGGCAAAAAATTGCCTGACGGCTTAAGTTACCGCGAGAAGCTGCTCAAAGAGGTAACGATCGATAAAAAACGCGTCCATTTTACGGGTCTTGTCCCTTATGAAACCCACCTCAAGACTTTGCAGATCTCTTCCGCCCATGTCTACCTCACTATCCCTTTCGTCCTCTCGTGGTCGATGATGGAGGCAATGGCCGCTCAGTGCGTCATTATAGGTTCGGCAACCCCTCCCGTTGAAGAGATCATTGAAGATGGCCGAAATGGATTATTATGTGATTTCTTTTCATCTCAGCAGATCGCTGATCGTGTGGATGAGGTATTCAACAATCCCGATCGGATGCGCCGCCTGAGAGAAGCGGCGCGGCGCGACATTATCGAACACTACGATGTGAAAAACAAGCTTGCCGAATATCAAAAACTGTGGCAAAGGCTTTTGCAGTAAGACCGGTATTATGTAAAGCCTCTGAATGGCGATAATATGGAAGAGGCTTAAGATATTGCGCAGGACAATACGCAGGTTGATCTGCAGGATCGCAATGCATCGATGCTGGGTAACCATTGCCATGATCGGCATCGGCTTATCTGTCTGCGTCCCCAATGCAACAGCGGATGAAAACTGGGAGTATATGGTATGGACGACCGAAGAGGACTACTGGTACGTAGGTCCCACAGTATCCTACGGATCGAGGGGACACATACAGAATGCCAAGACGTTCCTCAAGTTCGTACCGGGAAAAGGAAGTTCCACATACCTGAATATCAAAAAATTGCTGCAGCAGGACAGGGTGGACCCTGAACGATTTGAGTATTTTGTGGAAACGGCAGATGTAGATTGCAGGACCGGCACTTTTTCTGTTGCACGGATAATATTCTATGACAGCGATGATAGGGCATTTTGCGACACGCTGTTTCAACGGCCGAGGCAATACGCAGCCATGCCCGGCAGTCCCTACAGGGTAATAGCCGATTATCTATGCAGCCGCGGTAGTTCCACTTTTTCTATAGCGAGAAGTCTTCGTTTAATATTGACCCCTTGAGAGAAACCGCCTATCGAGCCATCTTCCCGGATGACCCTGTGGCATGGTATGATGATGGGGATGGGGTTCCTCTTCACCGCCTGCCCGATAGCCCGTGCGGCCATTGTGTACCCTATCTGCCTGCCCACCCAGAGGTAACTTCTTGCCTCGCCGTAAGGGATACCCTGAAGCACCCGGAGAACCTTTTGTGTAAACCGGGTCTCTGCCGAGACATCGACCGGGATATCAAAATCAACCTTCTGACCCCTTAAATACCTGTCGAGGAGAAGGCGGACCTTCTTAAAGGGTCTTTCTGTCCTCAGGCTTTCCGGATATCGTAAAGTCAGCGACCGTATGAGTTTATATTCGTCCTCCCCTTTCATCTCAAGGGCAATGAGCCTCCCATTTTTGGCAACTAAGCAGATATTACCCATGGACGATTCGTAGACGACGTATTCTATTAAATCCAATTTGACATACCTCAAGGGGTTCACTACAATAATACACAGTAGCACAAGCAGTACAGTTAGAAAAACTTAGTTCTCAGCAATACCGTTCATGTAAATCCTCAAGCAGGATATACTGACCCCTGAGACTACCACACAAGAGGTACGAAATGGAAGGTTTTATCAAATTTTTCGGAACCGGCGGGGCACGGTTTGTCGTCTCGAAACAACTGCGGGCAACAGGAGGCCTTTGGCTCCACTATAAAGAAACGAACCTCTATATCGATCCCGGTCCCGGCGCTTTGGTGCGTGTCCACGCAGCAAAAGAACGACCCGACCTCGTCGGCCTGGATGGGATCATCCTCACCCACAAACACCTCGACCACGCGAACGATGTCAACGTCCTGATCGAGGCCATGACAGACGGCGGCTTCAAAAAGCGGGGGATATTATTCTGCCCGCAGGACGCCATAGGAGAGGACGCTGTTGTATTCCAGTATGTCCGCCGGCATCTTGAAATGATAACCATACTCACAGAGAAAGGGCAATACTCGGTCAAGGATGTTGCCTTCAGCACCCCGGTCCGCCACAGGCACCCTGTGGAGACATACGGACTTATCTTTCACCTCAGCAAGACCATCGGGCTCATCACTGACACGAGGTTTTTCGAAGGCTTACCGGATCACTACCATGCAGATTGCCTCATCATCAATGTCCTCAGGTCAAAACCTTTAGGAAGCCACAATACCATTCAACACCTTGCCCTCGATGACGTGCGAAAGATCATTCTGGAGGCAAGACCACAGGTGGCAATCCTCACCCATTTCGGCATGAACATAATCCAGGAGAAACCGCACCTGCTTGCGCAAAAACTGCAGAAAGAGACGGGTGTCGAGGTTATCGCTGCCCGGGATGGGATGAAGTGGGAATTTTAACCCGTGAGGCGTGAATCGTAAGGCGTGAGGGGAGAAAGAAACAAGATTGAGTGAATCGTGAAATACAGGGTATACTGATGAGCATTAGTGCCGGGCTTTCCCGTAGCAAACCGTCGTGAGGCGAGGAAGCTCGGTCTTTTGCGAAGCAAAAGTTCCGAAGCCGAACGCGAGCGATTGGAGCCGCTGGAGCGAAATGAGCGTGTTTGCGGGGAAGAGTTCGGCACCGATGCTCTCTACGGTGACGTGTCCGGGTTTCACCTTTTACTTTTCACCTTTCACATTTTACGGTATCAATCGTTGATGGTTGGATGGCGATGGGCCCCTTCAGGAACTTAACGGCATGAGGAGTTTAAAGGTGCTGCCCTGGCCGGGAACTGACTCGACGCTGATATCCCCTTCATTTGCCTTCATGAGCCTTTTACAGATTGAAAGGCCGAGGCCTGTGCCCTCGCCTTTTGGCTTGGTGGTAAAAAAGGGGTCAAAGATCTTTGCTATATTTTCCGGTTCAATACCCCCACCGCTGTCGCTTACAGAGATGTAAGCGTTCTTGTCTTCGACACCGGACCGGATGTGTATTGTACCACCTTTTGGCATTGACTGCGCAGCGTTTATGATAATGTTCACCAGGGCCTGCTGGACGTGAATCTTGTCGACCATGACCGGCGGAACGTCCCTGCCCTTTTCTACGGAGACCTCGATGTTCTTGAATCTCGTGAGGTGGTGCTCCATGAAGAGGACCGTATCGTCTATGATCCCGTCAACCTCGACGCGCTCCTTTCTGGGTGTATCCATCCTCGAATACTCCAGGAGTTTTATCAGGACCGTGGACAGTCTTTCCGCTTCTTTTTCGATAAGCCTTGCGTATCTTTCGATCCTCTCTTTGTCTCCGGTTTTCAATATCCTCCCGGCAAACCCCTGTATGGAGATGAGAGGGTTTTTGATCTCATGAGCGATAGACCCGGCAAGCTCGCCGAGGGCAGACAGTTTGTTGGCCCTCACAAGCTCCTCTTCGAAGCTCTTGATCCTTTCATCGCGGAGCCTCAGGTCTTGTAATTTGGCCTTCAGTACTCCGTAGATGTCGCTCAGTTCCTTGATATTGGCCGCAAGAAGTTTGTTCCTCGCGAGAGATAAGCTGCTTGCCTCCTCGAGCGCTACCTCAAGCTCATGCTTCTGCTTCTCAAGTAATTTTATTTTCGATGCCATGATCAGTACAGGAAAATCTCAAATTCACAATAGCTGTATCCTGCGGACCAGCTTTTTGTCTGGGTCGATTTTGCCTTCTTCCTGAAGACCGTTTCGAGGAGACCCGCTATGATCCCGCTCTCCATATCACAGAACATCTCCCCGGTGTAGCCAAAACCTGCACAGGTAATACATTCATACAACTTGACGATCATGTGATCTTCATCGATGACAGTAACCTCGGCAATGCCCACCTTCAGTTCCTCTATCTTCTTCTTGAAATCTCCAAGATCCACAGCGCCCAGCATGGTCCCCACATTTTTACCCATCATGTATAACGTTGCCCCCGACGTCTCGCCGAGGAGGTTCCTGATCCCGATGATCCTCAGTATCCTGAAAAGCAGCAACGGAACGTCTTCACCAAGTTTTGGTCTTACTATGTTTTTTAATTCATCGATGGAATACTCTTTCATGTGTCCTCCCGCAAAACGTTCAGCAACGCAGCGTGAATGTTGCCGTTGGAGGCAACAATATCATCTTCATAGATATTGAGCTGCCTGCCGGTGAAATTAGAGATGGTCCCGCCAGCCTCTTCCACCATGAGACAGCCTGCCGCAATATCCCATGGGTTGAGTCTCAGCTCCCAGAAACCGTCGAACCTCCCGCAGGCAACGTAGGAGAGGTTCAGCGCGGCAGACCCATCACGTCTTATTGCCTGCGCCTTATAAAGAAATTTGATAAAGTGGTTGATGTTGTTATTCTCCGTTGTCGGGAGATCATAGGGGAAACCGGTGCTCAGCAAAGCGCCTTTCAGGGTCCCTATCTTCGATACAGAGATCCTTTTGTTGTTCAGGTATGCCCCCTCTCCTTTCCGGCAGGTAAAGAGTTCTTTAAAGATCGGATTATAGACCACGCCGGCCCTGACTACACCGGATTCTTCAAAGGCAATGGAGGTGCAGAAAAAGGGATAACCATGGGCATAATTCGTTGTACCATCAAGGGGGTCTATGATCCACCTGCGCGCATCGCCGTCATAACGGTTCGCCTTCTCTTCGCTGATGATCTCATCGTCCGGGAATCTCCCCCTGATGAGTTCTATAATACGCGTCTGGCAGGCAATATCGACATCGGTTACAAGGTTGATCTCTCCCTTGTAGCGTATGTCAAACTTCTTCTGAAAATATCTACGCTGTATCTTGCCGGATTCAAGGGCGCAATGGATCAGAAGTTCAAGGCGTTCATCCATGGATGTTATTGTAATAATCTCCCGGGGGATTTGCAAGGAAACAGTGCGTTGACAAAGTATTCTTTATGGTCTATGCTGTAAAAAGTGTCAGAACTCAGGAAAGATCCGGTATCCGGGAGCTGGGTCGTTGTCGGATACCACACAACAAAATCGAGCAGCACGGGTATCTGTCCTTTTTGCCCCGGCAACGAAAATCTAACCCCCAATTCAATCAGAGAATACAAGGACTCTCAGGGTAACTGGCTTGTCCGCTGCTTCCCCGCATCAAACCCCATATTCGTCATAGAGGTTGATGAGAACAAGAGGGCTGAGGGGATCTATGATAAGATGGGAAATGTCGGCGCCCACGAGATCATCATAGAAAACAGGTCTCATACAAAAACAATGTCCGGTTTCAGTGAACAGGAATTCCTGCTCCTGTTCGATATGTACAGAGACCGGATTGTAGACCTTAAACGGGACATGCGTTTCAAGCATATCCAGGTTTTTAAAAACCATGGCGAGCTCTCCGGTTCATACATCTTTCACCCTCATTCT includes the following:
- a CDS encoding glycosyltransferase family 4 protein, yielding AAAASAKDGFPYLNVLIIHQNFPGQFRHLANYFTSSADNRVVGICQPQAPGIRDQQFSRVLKSVYKPHRKPVKNGHSYLTRVEAGVLNGQGVARCLIDLRKKGFKPDITFAHIGWGEVLYFKDVFPDVPLIGHCEFYYHGNGADVDFDPEFPATIDDRMRIRTWNMTQLASLVSIDGGISSTRWQRNLYPSEFHRKIEIIHEGVNTEVVKPDGNQHLVLSDGTTLTKDMEVVTYTARGLEPYRGFHIFMKAVEEICRRRPQCHIIITGGDEVRYGKKLPDGLSYREKLLKEVTIDKKRVHFTGLVPYETHLKTLQISSAHVYLTIPFVLSWSMMEAMAAQCVIIGSATPPVEEIIEDGRNGLLCDFFSSQQIADRVDEVFNNPDRMRRLREAARRDIIEHYDVKNKLAEYQKLWQRLLQ
- a CDS encoding methylated-DNA--[protein]-cysteine S-methyltransferase, yielding MDLIEYVVYESSMGNICLVAKNGRLIALEMKGEDEYKLIRSLTLRYPESLRTERPFKKVRLLLDRYLRGQKVDFDIPVDVSAETRFTQKVLRVLQGIPYGEARSYLWVGRQIGYTMAARAIGQAVKRNPIPIIIPCHRVIREDGSIGGFSQGVNIKRRLLAIEKVELPRLHR
- a CDS encoding MBL fold metallo-hydrolase, giving the protein MEGFIKFFGTGGARFVVSKQLRATGGLWLHYKETNLYIDPGPGALVRVHAAKERPDLVGLDGIILTHKHLDHANDVNVLIEAMTDGGFKKRGILFCPQDAIGEDAVVFQYVRRHLEMITILTEKGQYSVKDVAFSTPVRHRHPVETYGLIFHLSKTIGLITDTRFFEGLPDHYHADCLIINVLRSKPLGSHNTIQHLALDDVRKIILEARPQVAILTHFGMNIIQEKPHLLAQKLQKETGVEVIAARDGMKWEF
- a CDS encoding ATP-binding protein codes for the protein MASKIKLLEKQKHELEVALEEASSLSLARNKLLAANIKELSDIYGVLKAKLQDLRLRDERIKSFEEELVRANKLSALGELAGSIAHEIKNPLISIQGFAGRILKTGDKERIERYARLIEKEAERLSTVLIKLLEYSRMDTPRKERVEVDGIIDDTVLFMEHHLTRFKNIEVSVEKGRDVPPVMVDKIHVQQALVNIIINAAQSMPKGGTIHIRSGVEDKNAYISVSDSGGGIEPENIAKIFDPFFTTKPKGEGTGLGLSICKRLMKANEGDISVESVPGQGSTFKLLMPLSS
- a CDS encoding inositol monophosphatase family protein; protein product: MDERLELLIHCALESGKIQRRYFQKKFDIRYKGEINLVTDVDIACQTRIIELIRGRFPDDEIISEEKANRYDGDARRWIIDPLDGTTNYAHGYPFFCTSIAFEESGVVRAGVVYNPIFKELFTCRKGEGAYLNNKRISVSKIGTLKGALLSTGFPYDLPTTENNNINHFIKFLYKAQAIRRDGSAALNLSYVACGRFDGFWELRLNPWDIAAGCLMVEEAGGTISNFTGRQLNIYEDDIVASNGNIHAALLNVLREDT